cgatcatgggtacggtggcgacttcatggggcctccttctcaagaacccaacccaacaaaagacgtgcgcgatctagctggtaccgcggagaagccaagttgcaataggcgccgtctgcagttcagctctcaggagacgcctccagctgctgacttcaccgagcctcagataggcgaggtgcaaaatatgatcagccccaacacactcaagaaggcggtctgtgagcagaactcggtcccattacaggagaagaagaaggcacgcaaaagaaagactaacaagggtgcgggccagccggcaccgagtacgatccgtgctcaggacgggccaccttcacctgaggatatctcgaggagggtgcatgtggcgggtaggccgatgctaccgagaaatatgctcgatgctgcaaccggtgctatgcggagtctgcatgacagtgttctttctttggagaagcggcgtctcggagagaaggatgtggcatacccggttttcgcggccaaggtgccagagggcaagggctttgtggataactccatcgggggtacgatcgtcctgcggtttgatgacatccacgctatgttgaaccttcatccgctgcactacaccttcgttcggctattttcgctgaatatggagatgcggatcattcgcgacaagaccccggacattgtgatagtcgaccccttctacatgcgtgccaagatcttgggcagcgctggggaccggcaagtcgtgagttcttacctcgaaggcgtcattctggcaaaccaagataaggataacttcctcgtgccttactttcccgagtaagtcctcccctcaaccgccccgtaacatatgaattcttagatttcgatcgtttttcttttaacattccgtgttttctgcagtgacacacgttgcacgctcatcctcctaagccccaaatattccatggccacgtatttcgacccggaccgtcagtcgaacatagactacacaaatgtcaagaaggttcttgatgatgttctccccggctacgtcaaatctggaggcaccttcaccaggcctattcataagtacggcaagcacgtgttctcccgcaatacgatgttctgctgcgtcaagcagccgcctgtcggtcagaagggtgcctactacgctatccatcacatgcgggcgatcgtacgggaccatcatcaacttctgctaccgagtagactcaaagattgggccgcgagcgtgtcggcaatccaggacgcggacatcaaacaagaattctttcgcatccagtcggagtttgcagaaatcatccatcaagatgtccttcgtaccgcggggcagttctacctcagaaatcaaccgtccaacagtgacatcgacacaatcctacaaatgcaggctgacaacgcccgttctttcataaCTCCCATGATAGacagcggcttcatccacgctccggtcccttgagtctcatgttgtaattaaactttaatgaacttgtagtatgtctctttggtttcgagagtcgttcaacttaagatgtaatcgatgctattaatgtcttgcttttctcttccgatcgttctgttgcatacttatatattgcttatgtattgtctgtgaattggtactaacatttcgtttggctactgcatagcgatgccgtggtatgtcgtgtacaagggtaaggttcccggagtctacgacgactgggaggagtgtcggagataggttcaccgattcagcagtaacagttacaaagggtacgccactagggccgaggccaaatctagatacgcccgctatctagcgggagaggggagggagcgttggaggaaccggatgaagacgagtttcatcgtgatgatgctcatcgtgatgaccatagctctcttctatgtgatggtagtttagatgatcgatatcgacttgtaacgtgaagacaaactcgcggtctcgagacttgtaatataatgttctatctttgttcggtcttttcaattcggagactaatatgatgacttgtattcggagactaaaatgatgaattgtattcagagactaatcttctattgtattcgatgaatctgttgttgacgtgtgctgtctatattttgtccaattatacattttgtaacctgtgcaaaaaacagaaaataaaaaaaataaaaaaacctaatattcatactaatggcgcatcacatcatagtgcgccattagtatgccaaaggatactaatgacgcatcattaaagagtgcgccattagtatgccgaagttactaatggcgcatcctgctgttgtgcgccattagtatgccaaagcaccttggtatacatggccccctgggaggcatactaatggcgcactgttgtatatactaatggcgcatctggggtgcgccattagtataccagatagtaatggcgcacctgtggtgcgccattagtaaaatatactaatggcgtgctactaatggcgcaccactaatgcgccattaatggccaaattaggtgcgccattagtaggccttttcctaatagtgatgggctgaagtggggaggggaaccagcccatagtgggctggtgcgcccccccttgggccccccatgcgcctagggttgggaaccctaggggagggggcgcctccacttgccttggggggtactccaccccttggccgccgccccccctaggagatcccatctcctagggccggcgcacccccctaggggacctatataaagggggggagggagggcagccacatctcaagtcttggcgcctccctctcccctgctacacctctccctctcgcagaagctcggcgaagccccgctgcgatcactgctgcatccaccaccatgtcgttgtgctgctggatcttcatcaacctctcatttccccttgctggatcaagaaggaggagacgtcatccgctccatacgtgtgttgaacgcggaggtgccgtccgttcggcacttggtcatcggtgatttggatcacggcgagtacgactccatcatccccgttctcttgaacgcttccgctcgcgatctacaagggtatgtagatgcactctcctctcgttgctagttgactccatagattgatcttggtgaaacgtaggaattttttttgttttctgcaacgttccccaacactaatatCATTTTTTATCCCAACACCaatacatggttgtaagcattTATACCTCATCCCCATACCATcattttattataagtgtttgaatcaATATTTGCTTGCTGATCCGGTCAAAAATTGGATTTGACACTTTAGAAACAActtgctagagaccatcgcttAAGGAAATCTTTCTCTCGTGGGTTCGATAACCCAGGGTCACCTCTGGGGAAATAGGTGTGGGATACTCTTTTTAGTTCCTATACCGGGTCAACAAAAAGGAGATATCAagccctttttctggcgccgttgtcgtcGGGGAGGAGTTTAGTATTCCAAGTATTTGTGTTTAGAGTTTGTGTTAAATTTAATTTTCAGTTTTTGTCTTTACTTTttcagttttagttttagttttagttttagtttgttGCAAGTCTCGTCAGTAGAAAAATCCAAAAAGTTACTATGGCTTGTAATCTTGGGAGCTTTGCTACTCCTAGCAACAATTTCATGCATGAACCTATAGCACAACCTGATGTTGCAGCTGCAGAATATGAGATCAAACCAAACTTAGTTTCCATGGTTCAACAGGAACACTTTGGAGGCTCTGCTTCTGAAGATGCAGGTATGCATTTACATAATTTTAGTGAATTGTGCAACATGACACGCATAAAGGATTATGACTTAGATGCTCTGAAACTTCCCTTATTTCCTTCCTCTTTGAGAGGAAAAGCTAAAGACTAGCTTTTAGCTTTGCCTAAAGCCAGTATTACTTCTTGGGATGATTGTTGCAACAAATTTTTATCTAAGTTTTTCCCACCTGCAAAAATCATGCAATTACATTCTCAGATTACATGTTTCAAGCAAGAGGAACGTGAGCCACTAGCGCTTGCGTGTGATAGAATGAAATAAGCTATGAGAAATTGCCCCTGTTATGGAATGGAAGAATGCTTAATCCTTCGTATGTTTTATAATGGCTTGAATCATATGTCAAAATCTATGCCTAATACAGCTGCAGGAGGAACAATCATGGAAAAACCATAGAAGATGTCAAGAAGATATTAGATTATACGCAAGAGAACCATGCCCAATGGCATGTTGAAAGGACCACCACCAAGAAGGTGAATGCTATAGAAGAAAATAGCCCGGAGTTGACAACCAAGCTAGAAGAACTTATCTCTTTGATGAATGGTAAAGAAGAGGTAAATGTCAAGGTAAAGAGGTAGTAGTTGGCGTTGATGTTGTTCCACGAGCTTAGTGCGCCTTATGTTAGGCCCAGTTCTTCTTCAGTTAGCTATTCATCATCCGACAGACATCGTAGCCGCTAGATCAAGTATTGACGCCCTAGATGAAGCTTGCGAACCGGTACTTCCGACGTTGAAGAGAGAAAGCAGCCGGCACACGATCTTCATCCGATGGCCGTCATTCAACCACTAGGCTGGCGCCCCTTTTTCACTTTTTATTCTACTTGCTATTATTTTCCTTTCACCTTCAGACATCCATGGCTATATATAAAGCAGAGAGTGACTCTTGCCTGAGAGCAATAATCGGGTTGTAACCCTAGCCGCCACAAGAGTGGTTGGTCTACTTTGACGCGAATTGTGGCGATGACGAAGGCCTGATTCCCACCTGCGTGGCTCCCACGAGCGACGGGGGGAATCCCTAGCCGTCGCCGCACCAAGCTTCCACTCGTCGCGGCCGCCAGAGCTCATTGTCCGTGTGCAGAGTAGTATTACTATTTTCACTGGACCTGGTTGCAACTAGTTAGACTAACAGTTGTGTTCTGTATAGCAAACACCAATAATTGGTGAGCTGTACAAGTGGTTTCTGCAATTTCCTCCACCGGCGGGCGGGTCGTACTTTGATTCTTTTGGTTTTTCCAAGTCGTCCCTTGGCGACAACGACGTGCCGTTCCTTTTTCAACTCTTCCTCGGTTGACCGGTGAGCATCAGCCATCCCATCCTCTCCCCCAACGTACAAATCTCCTCGGCAGCGTCAGGCAGTTCATCCTCAATCTTCAGTTCTTCAAAGCACCTTACCAAAAAGGAACCATGGCTGCCAAAACCACATCATGCCTTACTTTCCTAAAGGAAGCGCTGATCCTCCCCACGTTAAACCCCAAGCTCTTCACGCCCTTGCTCCTCCTCtttgccgccgccgccttccttgaCCACGTAGTCAATTTCCTGTTCGTCCAGCCTCTCGCCGACGTCGTGGCCAGCCATGCCACCGAGCTCAACAACACCGACTTCTCGAGCGCCAAATACGCCAAGCTCATGGAGATGGAGGGGCCAAAGCAAGACGGTATGAGGCTCATACTCATCGGCGTCTCCGAGGTGATCGTCGCCCTGGCCGTCGGCTTCGTCAAGAGGACCCTCTTCCTCTTCGCGGCCTCCACGACCTACTCCGGCGACCGCTACTCGCTAGCCGAGCTCCTGCGCGAGCTCGTCAAGGGGAGGATCAGCCTGAAGGGCGCTTCCATCACCATCGCCGTCGTCGACGCGCTTGACTTCGCGTCGGCGGTCCTGGCCGCGCTGATTCCCGCTCCCGACCTGATGGGCGGGCTCTCAGGGGTGCTCTCCGTCCAGGGCCTCGTCTACCTCATCGCGCTCCTCACCTCCCTCTACTTCACCGCCGTGGCGTTGGTGGGCGTCGCCGCGTCGGTGGTCGACAGGAGGTGCCGCGGCGTGGGGGCGCTCCGGCAGGCGTGGCGTCTCGTGACGCTGGTGAGGAGAAAGGAGGGTCTCCTCTTGGTGCTCGTGGCGCACTTCGTGCCGACCGTCGTGGCTCCGCTGTACCGGGTTGCTCTTGTGTATGCGAAGAGGAGCATGGCGGTGTCCTTGTGCTTGCTGGCTGTGCATGCTTTTCTGTCATGTGCGCTGCAGCTCCTCTCTCTGATGGCAGCAACGGTTTACTACTACCAAGCCATGCAGAGCAAGGAGGTGATCGATGCCTTGCGGTTATGCTAAGAGCACACATTCCTTTCGGGGAAGGAAATGTCTCCTTCATCCAAAAGTGATTATAATGCCATAGAGGGATGCTTTGATTTCTTCGTGCGACAATGTATACAAGTCGTTGTTAAAAAATTGTACACAAGTCAGTTGTACGTGATTTGCACGTCAATATTCTTTTGGGAAAACatctgatctattcatcttcaatcaggGCAGCataacgaacaccagaaataataaaaattacatgtaGCTTTataaaccacctagcgacgactacaagcactgaagtgagCCGAAGGCACGCCGACGTCATCGCCCCTCCTCCGTCAGAGccggcaaaacttgttgtagtagacagtcagaaagTCGTGGTGCTAAGACCCAATAGGACTAACGCATCATAACAGCAACCACCGCCGTTGAAGAGTAGTATAGATCAAAAGAATTCAAAATGAAAACACATGAACATAGACGAACTACGATaaaatccgagcaaatccaccaaaaacAGATCCGCCAGAGATATATCTCCACACGCTCGTcgacgatgctagatgcaccaccAAGATGGGGGCTAGACAAGGAGAACCTTATTTTATTTTCGAGGAGCCGCCACCATCTTATCTTCCTGACCATGACATAAATCCTAACAAAACTTGAAGGaacatctaaaaacggagccctctcaCCGATAAGGGTTGGGATCCACTGCGctgccatggccctaaggccaacGAAGACAAGGCGGACCGGCAGCACCAACGGGGTGCAAAGAAACCCTAGTGGGGTTATAGCAATCTCACACAACATTTAATCATGTGTAGAAGGACACAGAACTCCCGGGGGGTGGGGCGATGCCTCGCCCAAAATTTTTGCATTTTCTCAACAATTTGTTTTTATGATAATATATGTCTCATTTAGATCCTAAAGATCATGGTACAAGCCACGTAACTACCAAGCTATCAAAACTAACAAAAAAGAGCAAACGCTAGTCTTTGCACAAAATAACACCAATCAAGGAGGGAAACTACAATCAATACCAAACAATCATCTGAGTTTGACATCAACGCCCGTCTCTCGCACTATCACAACAGCGACCGAAGGAAAAAAATGATGAATCGGCTTCTCactcgagctcgacgcggctccatcgttgATATGCTGCTTTGCGGATCTTCAAGGTGGCTTACCAAAGATGAAGCCACTACCATTCATCGAATCAAACCGGAGCAACACCCTGGACACACCATAACTTCAGGTCTACCACCCCCACACGACTAAGACGTCGGATGAGGAAACCTTACATGTCATCCACGGACCAGAACCCAACACATGATCCACCATCTTTCAGATGCCTTTGATGCAGACGACAATATGTATCCACTCctagactacctcccaagctctgcG
The window above is part of the Triticum aestivum cultivar Chinese Spring chromosome 2A, IWGSC CS RefSeq v2.1, whole genome shotgun sequence genome. Proteins encoded here:
- the LOC123186252 gene encoding uncharacterized protein, with amino-acid sequence MAAKTTSCLTFLKEALILPTLNPKLFTPLLLLFAAAAFLDHVVNFLFVQPLADVVASHATELNNTDFSSAKYAKLMEMEGPKQDGMRLILIGVSEVIVALAVGFVKRTLFLFAASTTYSGDRYSLAELLRELVKGRISLKGASITIAVVDALDFASAVLAALIPAPDLMGGLSGVLSVQGLVYLIALLTSLYFTAVALVGVAASVVDRRCRGVGALRQAWRLVTLVRRKEGLLLVLVAHFVPTVVAPLYRVALVYAKRSMAVSLCLLAVHAFLSCALQLLSLMAATVYYYQAMQSKEVIDALRLC